The DNA region TCGCTCGACGCGGAAGCGCTGTTCGACCGCATCGAATGTCTTGCGCCATTCGCGCTCTTTCGCCTGGCCGCGCGCGATGCGGTTCTTGGAGGCGACGCCGTTGACGTAGTCGCCGACCGGCTTGCCGTATTCGGGTTGCCGGCGCGTCGCCTCGATCACCCGTTGGTCCGGTGTGACGCCCTTCATCGCCGTGTCGAAGGTCGCGCGCGTGATGCCTTTTGCCTGCGCGTCGGGCCAGGCCTGCCGCACGAAGGTGTCGAAGTTGTCCTGCGCGAGGGCCGGCGCGGCCGTGAGGAACAGCACGCAGAACGCTGCAAAGCGCATGAGCATGGTTGCCTCTCGAATCGTTGGACGAGTTTACACCAGCGAGACGAAGCTTCCGCCGTGACGTTCGAGCCGCCCGGCCAGCTCCAACTCCAGGAGCACCATGCGCACGATAGCGGGCGAGGCGCGCGACAGCCGCACGAGATCGTCGATTGTCGTTGGCGTCGGGCCGAGCAAAGCGACGATGCGGTTGCGCTCGTCGTCGCCCGGCTCGGTATTATGTAACGGTGGCTCGCGCTCCGGTTCTTGTGCCGGCAGATCGAAGCCGCGGCCGAGGATCGGCTCGATGACCGAGAGCACATCGGCGGCTTCGGTGATGAGGATCGCGCCTTGCTTCAGCAGGCCGTTGGTGCCCTCCGAGCGTGGATCGAGCGGCGAGCCCGGCACGGCAAAGACCTCGCGGCCTTGTTCGCCGGCCATGCGCGCGGTGATCAATGAGCCGGAACGGCGCGCGGCCTCGACGATGACGACGCCGACGGCAAGGCCCGAGATCAGGCGGTTGCGGCGCGGGAAGTCGCGCGCGCGCGGCTCCCAGGTGAGCGGCATCTCCGACACCGCCGCGCCTTGCGGCAGGATCTGCTGCGCCAGTTCGACATGCTCGGCGGGGTAGATGCGCTCGTGCCCACCGGCCAGCACGGCGACCGTGCCGGTGTCCAAGCTTGCGCGATGGGCGGCGGCATCGATGCCGCGCGCAAGGCCCGAGACGATGCCGTAGCCGGCCGCGCCGATGTCGCGCGCCAGTTTGGCGGCGAACTTCATGCCGACCGCCGAGGCATTGCGCGAACCGACAATGGCGACCAAGGGCCGTGCGAGCGTGGCCCGCTGTCCGCGCACGGCGAGCAAAGGCGGGGCATCGTCGATCGTCTGCAGGCGCATCGGATAATCGGCCTCGCCCAAAGCGACGAGCTCGATGCCGAGCGAACGGGAGGCTTTCAGTTCGGCCGCCGCATCTTCGTGCGTGCAGATGCGCGCGCCCGCGGCGCCGCCGCGGCGGGCGAGGCTGGGCAGTGCGTCGAGCGCGGGCCGCGCGCCGCCGAAATGATTGATCAACTCGCGGAAGGTGCGCGGCCCGACATTGTCGGAACGGATCAGGC from Pseudolabrys taiwanensis includes:
- the dprA gene encoding DNA-processing protein DprA; translation: MLSSGLGASVTERIRLTDEQRIDWLRLIRSDNVGPRTFRELINHFGGARPALDALPSLARRGGAAGARICTHEDAAAELKASRSLGIELVALGEADYPMRLQTIDDAPPLLAVRGQRATLARPLVAIVGSRNASAVGMKFAAKLARDIGAAGYGIVSGLARGIDAAAHRASLDTGTVAVLAGGHERIYPAEHVELAQQILPQGAAVSEMPLTWEPRARDFPRRNRLISGLAVGVVIVEAARRSGSLITARMAGEQGREVFAVPGSPLDPRSEGTNGLLKQGAILITEAADVLSVIEPILGRGFDLPAQEPEREPPLHNTEPGDDERNRIVALLGPTPTTIDDLVRLSRASPAIVRMVLLELELAGRLERHGGSFVSLV